From Hyphomicrobiales bacterium, the proteins below share one genomic window:
- a CDS encoding monovalent cation/H+ antiporter subunit D family protein: MSADASHATAAFSVMEHLPILLVAVPMIGAAVVAMTRSSNLAWFISLVISLIMPVLAGLLLHEVYKAGVISYALGGWEPPYGIEYRVDVANAFVLLIVSVMATFALLYAKRVVEEDIADHNRPWFYTMYLLCLCGLLGIAVTGDAFNAFVFLEVSSLSTYAMIAMGRDRRALIAAYQYLVMGTIGATLYVIGVGILFAMTGTLNFADMAERLKDVEETRPVFAALAFITVGLSLKIALFPLHKWLPNAYAYAPSMATVFLASTATKVAIYLLVRFAYSIYAPVVDFGSSPSVSIIVGLSLLAMFIASFVACTQKNVERMLAFSSVAQIGYITLGVSFGSKLGLTGGLVHLLNHAVMKGALFMCTGAIMLRLGSVKLDDMAGIGRKMPITMALFVLAGLSLIGVPGTVGFVSKWYLALASFESGQGWLAFAIMGSSLLAVVYVGRVVEVAYFREPSARVMTTQEPPFMMLVPMVLLVIACFYFGIDAEYTAETAAKAADVFLSGMGGAAQ; this comes from the coding sequence ATGAGTGCCGACGCATCCCACGCAACAGCGGCTTTTTCTGTGATGGAACATTTGCCAATTCTACTTGTTGCAGTCCCAATGATTGGCGCAGCCGTCGTTGCGATGACACGCAGCAGCAATTTGGCTTGGTTCATTTCTCTTGTTATCAGCCTTATCATGCCAGTCCTTGCAGGCCTGCTTCTGCATGAAGTTTATAAGGCGGGCGTTATCTCTTATGCCCTCGGCGGTTGGGAACCACCATACGGTATTGAATACCGTGTTGATGTGGCCAATGCCTTCGTTCTTCTTATCGTTTCCGTCATGGCAACCTTCGCGCTTTTATACGCAAAGCGTGTCGTAGAAGAAGATATTGCAGATCATAACAGACCGTGGTTTTACACCATGTATTTGTTGTGCCTTTGCGGTCTTCTCGGCATCGCCGTCACAGGCGACGCTTTCAACGCCTTCGTGTTTCTTGAAGTGTCATCTCTTTCAACCTACGCAATGATTGCAATGGGTCGTGACCGCCGTGCTCTGATTGCTGCTTACCAGTATCTCGTTATGGGCACGATTGGTGCAACGCTCTATGTGATTGGCGTTGGTATCTTGTTTGCGATGACAGGCACTTTGAACTTTGCTGATATGGCAGAGCGGCTGAAAGACGTTGAAGAGACAAGACCAGTCTTTGCAGCCCTTGCCTTCATTACTGTTGGCCTTAGCCTCAAGATTGCGCTCTTCCCACTTCATAAGTGGCTACCAAATGCCTATGCTTATGCACCGTCCATGGCGACTGTGTTCTTGGCATCGACAGCAACAAAAGTCGCGATCTATTTGTTGGTCCGCTTCGCTTATTCAATCTATGCTCCGGTTGTAGATTTTGGCAGTTCACCGTCCGTTTCTATCATCGTTGGCTTGTCGCTTCTTGCCATGTTCATCGCGTCCTTCGTGGCCTGTACGCAAAAGAACGTTGAACGCATGTTGGCATTCTCGTCTGTTGCGCAAATTGGTTATATAACCCTTGGCGTTTCATTCGGCTCTAAGCTTGGTCTCACAGGCGGTTTGGTTCACCTGTTGAACCACGCGGTTATGAAGGGTGCGCTCTTCATGTGCACCGGCGCGATTATGTTGCGGCTTGGTTCCGTGAAGCTTGATGATATGGCGGGTATCGGTCGCAAAATGCCAATTACGATGGCGCTGTTTGTCCTTGCTGGTCTCAGCCTCATTGGTGTCCCTGGCACTGTTGGCTTCGTATCCAAATGGTACTTGGCGCTTGCATCCTTTGAATCAGGACAAGGCTGGCTTGCCTTTGCCATTATGGGCTCATCGCTCTTGGCTGTGGTCTATGTCGGTCGGGTTGTTGAAGTTGCCTATTTCAGAGAGCCAAGCGCGCGCGTTATGACCACTCAGGAGCCACCATTCATGATGTTGGTTCCAATGGTCTTGCTCGTGATTGCTTGTTTCTACTTCGGTATTGATGCGGAATACACCGCAGAAACGGCTGCAAAGGCTGCTGATGTGTTTCTTTCTGGCATGGGAGGGGCTGCCCAATGA
- a CDS encoding cation:proton antiporter subunit C → MIEDIVTNYNYFITIFLMSCGLYIVVARGNMVKKLIGLGLFQTSVYLLYLSPGKILGGTPPIIGEGYEVYSNPLPHVLILTAIVVGVATLGLGLALVVRINEAYGTIEEDDLFGKGGIADEEDAHQGMGGGE, encoded by the coding sequence ATGATTGAAGATATCGTCACCAATTATAACTATTTCATCACCATCTTCTTGATGTCGTGCGGTCTTTATATCGTCGTGGCCAGAGGCAATATGGTGAAGAAGCTGATCGGTCTTGGCCTGTTCCAAACCTCGGTTTATTTGCTCTATCTGTCACCCGGTAAAATTCTTGGCGGAACACCGCCGATTATCGGTGAAGGCTATGAAGTTTATTCAAACCCATTGCCGCACGTCTTGATCCTAACTGCGATCGTGGTGGGTGTTGCAACGCTAGGTCTTGGTCTGGCGCTTGTTGTTCGTATTAATGAAGCCTATGGCACAATTGAAGAAGATGACCTCTTCGGCAAGGGTGGCATTGCTGATGAAGAAGATGCTCATCAGGGCATGGGAGGTGGCGAATGA
- a CDS encoding Na(+)/H(+) antiporter subunit B encodes MRLDVILRIVTKMMLPFMLMFALYVHFHGDFSPGGGFQAGVIIGAAVVFHALVFGLYPTQKIVTPRLAEIMMPLGVLIYAGVGVITLMLGENFLGYDVLDGHYDPTKNNYHGQERGVLWIEVGVLTTVAGTIISIFYAFAGRGRLKDD; translated from the coding sequence ATGCGTCTTGATGTGATCCTGCGCATTGTCACAAAGATGATGCTGCCCTTTATGTTGATGTTTGCGCTTTACGTGCATTTCCACGGTGACTTTAGTCCCGGTGGAGGGTTCCAAGCTGGCGTGATTATTGGCGCTGCAGTCGTGTTTCATGCCTTGGTGTTCGGCCTTTACCCAACCCAGAAAATCGTAACGCCGCGCCTTGCTGAAATCATGATGCCGCTTGGCGTTTTGATCTATGCTGGTGTTGGTGTCATCACGTTGATGCTCGGCGAAAACTTCCTTGGCTATGATGTTTTGGATGGTCACTACGACCCAACAAAGAACAATTACCACGGGCAAGAGCGCGGTGTTTTGTGGATTGAGGTGGGCGTGCTCACAACAGTTGCAGGCACCATCATCTCAATTTTTTATGCCTTTGCAGGACGGGGACGTCTGAAAGATGATTGA
- a CDS encoding DUF4040 domain-containing protein: MSESIINMILLTLLACVTVGVVRTRNLFGVVVLAGIYSFLIASVMMVLDAVDVAMTEASVGAGVSTVLILGTLYLTKTHEALPKKTSVMPLIVALAVGLMLIYGTIDLPPFGIAEQPINQHIGIGFLDRSIPETGIPNVVTSVLATYRGFDTLGEVTVVFTAGIGILMLLRRRRSKKQEGEQ; this comes from the coding sequence ATGTCTGAATCCATTATCAATATGATCCTGCTAACCTTGCTGGCCTGTGTCACCGTCGGTGTTGTGAGAACGCGCAATCTGTTCGGTGTCGTTGTTCTGGCTGGTATTTACTCATTCCTCATCGCATCCGTGATGATGGTCCTTGATGCGGTTGATGTTGCGATGACTGAAGCCTCCGTTGGTGCGGGTGTTTCAACAGTTCTGATCTTGGGCACGCTCTACCTAACGAAGACCCATGAAGCCTTGCCGAAAAAGACAAGTGTCATGCCGCTGATCGTGGCTCTCGCGGTTGGTTTGATGTTGATTTACGGTACGATTGATCTGCCGCCATTTGGCATTGCAGAGCAACCGATCAACCAACATATTGGCATCGGCTTTCTTGATCGTTCCATTCCTGAAACAGGTATTCCCAACGTGGTGACATCCGTTTTGGCAACCTATCGTGGTTTCGATACGCTGGGCGAGGTAACCGTTGTGTTCACCGCTGGTATCGGCATTTTGATGCTGCTTCGTCGCCGCCGTTCAAAAAAACAAGAGGGGGAGCAATAG
- the mnhG gene encoding monovalent cation/H(+) antiporter subunit G has product MDALVDLLSWALLGAGSFFLVIGAIGLVRMPDIFTRMHATSVAETLGVGFILGGLMVQGGFTLVTFKLVCLFILLFLTAPVASHAIARAAIADGVEPILDGPEIDARDGDDLPPLGSTRKVTTAIDASDAEASASVIVEDETVNTGEKR; this is encoded by the coding sequence ATGGACGCTTTGGTTGATCTTCTTTCTTGGGCGCTTTTAGGTGCTGGTTCGTTCTTCCTCGTGATTGGCGCAATCGGCTTGGTGCGGATGCCTGATATCTTCACCAGAATGCACGCGACCTCTGTTGCTGAAACGCTCGGTGTTGGCTTCATTTTAGGTGGCTTAATGGTCCAAGGCGGATTTACGTTGGTGACGTTCAAACTCGTTTGCTTGTTTATCTTGCTGTTTTTAACTGCACCTGTTGCATCACACGCGATTGCCCGTGCTGCGATTGCAGACGGTGTCGAGCCGATTTTGGACGGACCTGAAATTGATGCGCGCGACGGGGATGACCTGCCGCCACTCGGGTCGACCAGAAAAGTAACCACTGCAATTGATGCGTCAGACGCGGAAGCTTCTGCTTCGGTGATTGTCGAAGACGAGACAGTCAATACTGGGGAGAAGCGATAA
- a CDS encoding monovalent cation/H+ antiporter complex subunit F: MMFVVTMAAVLISLALATFRALAGPNVFDRVLAGNFVGTLAILFLAVLGFLNGRPEFLDVGLVYAFLNITGTYAVLKFFRYGALGGEAPPKEQEESREGVSGVHK, encoded by the coding sequence ATGATGTTTGTTGTGACAATGGCAGCGGTTTTGATTTCGCTTGCTCTGGCCACATTCCGTGCACTGGCGGGGCCAAATGTCTTTGACCGTGTGCTGGCGGGTAACTTCGTTGGAACCTTGGCGATTTTGTTTTTGGCAGTCCTTGGCTTTTTGAATGGTCGCCCAGAGTTTTTGGATGTCGGTTTGGTTTATGCCTTTTTGAACATCACAGGCACCTATGCCGTATTGAAGTTCTTCCGCTATGGCGCGCTCGGTGGTGAAGCGCCACCTAAGGAGCAAGAAGAATCCCGTGAAGGTGTGAGCGGGGTGCATAAATAA
- a CDS encoding Na+/H+ antiporter subunit E, whose translation MPRSPIRFLLLAILLFATWLLLSGIYHIPRLNITGAVTCVIVAWIVDRARLLDFEALPLALVPRGLTYWPWLGWEIVKSALNVTRIILSPKMPISPTMITFTPTQKTDVGLATHGNSITLTPGTITVGISSANNIIQVHGIERSGAEGCAGSDMDKKVSWFEGKGGAS comes from the coding sequence ATGCCGCGATCTCCCATTCGGTTTTTGCTTCTCGCAATACTTCTTTTTGCCACATGGTTACTGCTGTCTGGTATTTATCACATACCTAGATTGAACATTACTGGTGCGGTAACTTGCGTTATTGTCGCTTGGATTGTTGACCGTGCTCGGCTGCTAGATTTTGAAGCGCTGCCGTTAGCGCTGGTTCCCCGTGGTTTGACTTATTGGCCTTGGCTTGGCTGGGAGATTGTGAAATCTGCCCTCAATGTTACGCGCATTATTCTTAGTCCTAAAATGCCAATCTCACCGACGATGATTACGTTTACGCCAACTCAAAAAACAGATGTGGGTTTGGCAACGCATGGCAATTCAATCACGCTGACACCTGGCACAATTACTGTTGGAATATCCTCCGCCAACAATATCATTCAAGTGCATGGCATTGAGCGCTCAGGTGCTGAAGGTTGTGCGGGCAGTGATATGGACAAGAAAGTCAGTTGGTTTGAAGGCAAAGGAGGCGCGTCATGA
- the msrB gene encoding peptide-methionine (R)-S-oxide reductase MsrB — protein MAKPNPNVEIVKPDAEWRSQLTAEQYRVTREHGTERAGTGPHQHQEADGTFSCVCCGNPLFETKTKFESGTGWPSFFAPIGEENVAEYKDRSFFMVRTEVRCAKCDAHLGHVFPDGPLPTGQRYCMNGHALTFEADE, from the coding sequence ATGGCAAAACCAAACCCAAATGTCGAAATTGTAAAACCAGATGCAGAATGGCGTTCGCAATTAACGGCTGAACAATATCGTGTCACCAGAGAACACGGCACAGAACGCGCTGGCACTGGCCCGCACCAACATCAAGAAGCCGATGGCACGTTTTCCTGTGTTTGCTGTGGCAATCCGCTGTTTGAAACCAAAACCAAATTTGAATCTGGCACGGGATGGCCGAGTTTCTTTGCGCCTATCGGCGAGGAAAACGTTGCCGAATATAAAGACCGCAGTTTTTTCATGGTGCGCACAGAAGTCAGATGTGCCAAATGTGATGCTCACCTTGGCCATGTCTTTCCAGACGGCCCTCTGCCAACAGGCCAACGCTATTGTATGAATGGCCATGCTCTTACCTTTGAAGCGGACGAATAA
- a CDS encoding S9 family peptidase yields the protein MTNKMPTPPKAEKRPVTLSNHGIERTDDYAWLRADNWQEVMRDPSVLADDIRGYLEAENDYTNAYFEDTTALQETLFEEMKARIKEDDSSVPSKDGDYAYSMRYVTGGQQPHFLRTALDGSNEQVLLDGDALAEGKAYFRLGGLGHSDDHKLGIWSFDDKGSEYFTLRVRDLATGEDLADEITETTGGGVWDNASKSFFYVKQDENHRPSKVFRHVIGDAPENDQLIYEEEDPGFFVGVGKTSANRFITIDCHDHQTAEVYLIDADKPESAPRLVAKREIEIEYSVDDLDDTRLIISTNADDAADIKLVTAPVSDPSRSNWEDYVAYEPGRLIKSMGTYKNHLVWLEVRSALPRIVIQRLSDGEEHAISFDEEAYSLGLSGGYEYDTTAIRFSYSSMTTPGQTYDYDMETRERVLRKEQEIPSGHDAGDYVTRRLQAKSHDGVDVPISIVHRKDTPLDGSAPLLLYGYGSYGMSMPASFSTTRLSLVDRGFVYAIAHIRGGMEKGDAWYKAGKREHKENTFKDFISAGHHLANEGYTSKGKIISHGGSAGGMLMGAIVNMEPSLFGGCIAAVPFVDVLTTMLDDTLPLTPPEWPEWGNPIESTEDYKTIAAYSPVDNVSAQAYPPIFALAGLTDPRVTYWEPAKWVAKLREHKSDDNILMLKTNMDSGHSGASGRFDSLKETAQEYAFALKVMGSFN from the coding sequence ATGACCAATAAAATGCCGACACCGCCCAAAGCGGAAAAACGACCTGTCACACTGAGCAATCATGGAATTGAACGCACAGATGATTATGCTTGGCTTCGTGCTGATAACTGGCAAGAAGTCATGCGCGACCCCTCCGTTCTGGCAGACGACATTCGCGGATATCTTGAAGCCGAAAACGATTATACCAACGCATATTTTGAAGACACCACTGCCCTTCAAGAAACGCTGTTTGAAGAAATGAAAGCGCGGATTAAAGAAGATGATTCTTCCGTACCTTCAAAAGATGGCGATTATGCCTATTCGATGCGGTATGTGACGGGCGGCCAGCAACCTCATTTTCTACGCACAGCCCTTGATGGCTCGAATGAACAAGTGCTGCTTGATGGCGATGCGCTGGCAGAAGGAAAAGCCTATTTCCGACTTGGTGGGCTTGGGCATTCTGATGACCACAAACTCGGCATTTGGTCATTTGATGACAAGGGCTCTGAGTACTTCACGCTGCGTGTGCGCGATTTGGCGACAGGCGAAGACCTTGCTGACGAAATTACTGAGACCACTGGCGGCGGTGTTTGGGATAATGCCAGCAAGTCTTTCTTCTATGTGAAGCAGGATGAGAACCATCGCCCGTCCAAAGTGTTCAGGCATGTCATCGGCGACGCACCAGAAAACGATCAACTGATCTATGAAGAAGAAGACCCAGGTTTTTTCGTTGGCGTTGGCAAAACATCAGCCAATCGCTTCATCACCATTGATTGCCATGATCACCAAACGGCCGAAGTCTATTTGATTGATGCGGACAAACCAGAAAGCGCACCGCGCTTGGTGGCAAAGCGCGAGATTGAAATTGAGTATTCCGTGGACGATCTGGACGATACCCGATTGATCATCTCAACCAACGCGGATGATGCAGCAGATATAAAGCTGGTAACAGCACCTGTCTCAGACCCATCCCGCAGCAACTGGGAAGATTATGTCGCCTATGAACCGGGCCGGCTTATCAAGTCTATGGGCACCTACAAGAACCACCTTGTGTGGCTTGAAGTTCGAAGCGCCCTACCGCGCATTGTTATCCAACGCTTGTCGGATGGCGAAGAGCACGCAATCTCTTTTGATGAAGAAGCTTATTCTCTGGGCCTTTCAGGTGGCTATGAATACGACACAACGGCTATTCGCTTTTCCTATTCATCCATGACAACACCTGGCCAAACCTATGATTACGACATGGAAACCCGCGAGCGCGTTCTTCGCAAAGAGCAGGAAATTCCATCCGGTCATGATGCTGGCGATTATGTAACCCGCCGCCTTCAAGCAAAAAGTCATGACGGTGTGGATGTTCCAATTTCTATCGTCCATCGCAAAGACACGCCGCTTGATGGCTCCGCACCTTTGCTACTTTACGGATATGGTTCATACGGCATGTCGATGCCTGCCTCATTCTCCACCACGCGCCTATCCCTTGTTGATCGTGGCTTTGTTTATGCCATCGCCCATATTCGTGGCGGCATGGAAAAGGGTGATGCTTGGTATAAAGCTGGCAAACGCGAGCACAAAGAAAACACCTTTAAGGATTTCATCTCGGCAGGGCACCACCTTGCCAATGAAGGCTATACCTCAAAAGGCAAAATCATCTCCCATGGCGGCTCGGCTGGCGGCATGTTGATGGGCGCTATCGTCAATATGGAACCATCCTTGTTCGGTGGCTGCATCGCGGCTGTTCCTTTCGTGGATGTACTCACAACAATGCTTGATGACACGCTTCCCCTCACCCCGCCTGAGTGGCCAGAATGGGGTAATCCGATTGAGAGTACTGAAGACTATAAAACCATCGCAGCCTATTCGCCGGTGGACAACGTAAGCGCACAAGCCTATCCACCAATCTTCGCCCTTGCAGGCCTAACCGATCCACGCGTTACCTATTGGGAACCAGCAAAATGGGTTGCAAAATTGAGAGAGCATAAGAGCGACGACAATATCTTGATGCTCAAGACCAATATGGATTCAGGTCATTCTGGCGCGTCTGGTCGTTTTGATAGCTTGAAAGAAACCGCCCAAGAATATGCCTTCGCTTTGAAGGTGATGGGATCCTTTAACTAA
- a CDS encoding glycosyltransferase — MKLGIVIAYYQELQTIDAVLDAFKHIEVPFNVYLIEDCSPKSVQPILDKWGDKPWFKYLPNEVNKGCAFGFNRGVKAALADGCEFIAINDSDDIAYANKFKLQLALLESDPELMLVGGAADMVDQDTDGLLWRCYHPTTNEVIRRQHRLNSTFIHSTVVYRATLFDDVGFYKEDAYMPDYELLTRIIHKGHKAANVPEVVMRYNIRQDSQSVSRPARLIRSRMATQVRYFDPLNIWCYLGLMRSCIAYMLPGKSSTRLKTWFYKLAPWSSPSDAKA; from the coding sequence ATGAAACTCGGCATTGTCATTGCGTATTACCAAGAACTTCAGACCATCGATGCTGTGCTGGATGCATTTAAGCACATTGAAGTCCCCTTCAATGTATATCTGATAGAAGATTGTTCACCCAAATCTGTTCAACCAATTTTGGACAAATGGGGCGACAAGCCTTGGTTCAAGTATCTGCCAAATGAAGTCAACAAAGGGTGCGCGTTTGGTTTCAACCGTGGCGTCAAAGCTGCGCTTGCTGATGGTTGTGAGTTTATCGCAATCAACGATTCTGATGACATTGCTTATGCCAACAAATTCAAATTGCAATTGGCGCTATTAGAGAGCGATCCAGAGCTGATGTTAGTCGGCGGCGCTGCTGACATGGTTGACCAAGATACAGACGGATTGTTGTGGCGCTGTTATCACCCAACAACGAACGAAGTTATTCGCCGACAGCATCGTTTGAATTCTACATTCATTCATTCCACAGTCGTTTATCGCGCCACTCTTTTTGACGATGTAGGATTCTACAAAGAAGACGCTTACATGCCAGATTATGAGTTGCTAACACGCATCATCCATAAGGGACATAAAGCTGCCAATGTTCCAGAGGTGGTTATGCGTTATAACATCCGGCAAGATTCACAATCAGTCTCCCGCCCTGCACGTTTGATCCGATCACGCATGGCGACACAAGTTCGATATTTCGATCCGCTTAACATCTGGTGTTACCTCGGCTTGATGCGCAGCTGCATTGCCTACATGTTGCCCGGTAAAAGCTCGACGCGGCTAAAGACTTGGTTTTATAAATTAGCACCATGGTCTTCCCCGTCAGATGCAAAAGCATAA
- a CDS encoding superoxide dismutase has translation MAFILPDLPYAYDALGPYMSAETLEFHHDKHHNAYVTAGNGMIDGTPYADMSLEDVVVKSHGDNAGLFNQAGQHYNHIHFWNWMKPNGGGAIPGNLEAKIIADLGSVEAFRDAFIKAGMTQFGSGWCWLALKDGKLEIMKTPNGENPLIHGATPVLGCDVWEHSYYIDYRNARPKYLEAFVDNLVNWEYATELFEAAS, from the coding sequence ATGGCTTTCATCCTTCCAGATCTGCCTTACGCCTATGACGCGCTCGGCCCTTACATGTCTGCTGAAACTCTTGAGTTTCACCACGACAAACACCACAACGCTTATGTAACTGCTGGTAACGGCATGATCGACGGCACTCCTTATGCTGACATGAGCCTCGAAGATGTTGTTGTGAAAAGCCACGGCGACAATGCAGGCCTCTTCAACCAAGCTGGCCAGCACTACAACCACATTCACTTTTGGAACTGGATGAAACCAAATGGCGGCGGCGCTATTCCTGGTAATCTTGAAGCGAAAATTATTGCTGACCTTGGTTCCGTTGAAGCATTCCGCGATGCGTTCATCAAAGCAGGCATGACACAATTCGGTTCTGGCTGGTGCTGGCTTGCATTGAAAGATGGCAAACTAGAAATCATGAAAACGCCAAACGGCGAAAACCCATTGATCCACGGGGCAACACCTGTGCTTGGCTGTGATGTTTGGGAACATTCATATTACATCGATTACCGCAACGCGCGTCCAAAGTACTTGGAAGCATTCGTTGATAATCTTGTAAACTGGGAATACGCAACAGAGCTTTTCGAAGCAGCGTCGTAA
- a CDS encoding thioesterase family protein codes for MTHPLDEGTKLVAVEEGIWQGQPSEPYKNMVGPFGGFVSAAFMRSVLEDPRVMGTPVALTVNFCGGLGDAPFTITTKLQRGGKYTQHWSLELSQEEGGVRATASIVMGARGEAFSHQIAKAPQTRDWQTIEPLPPLPMFNWINSYEFRFASGAPDFTGKEFEPLKEGPTEVWVRDKPSRPLDYLSLTALADTFFLRLLHVRGTFPPMGTVTLTTYFHATPDELSAQGDHPLLAVANCNRLHGQFNDQPICLFGVNGNALVSGTQVAWYKH; via the coding sequence ATGACCCACCCCCTCGATGAAGGCACAAAGCTTGTCGCCGTTGAAGAAGGCATTTGGCAAGGCCAACCCAGCGAACCGTATAAAAACATGGTCGGCCCTTTTGGTGGGTTCGTTTCTGCAGCGTTCATGCGCTCCGTGTTGGAAGATCCGCGTGTGATGGGAACGCCTGTGGCGTTGACCGTCAATTTTTGTGGCGGGTTGGGCGATGCGCCTTTTACGATCACCACTAAGCTTCAACGGGGTGGAAAATATACACAGCACTGGTCGCTAGAACTCTCACAAGAAGAAGGGGGTGTTAGAGCAACCGCCTCTATCGTGATGGGCGCGCGGGGTGAAGCATTTTCTCATCAAATCGCCAAAGCACCCCAAACACGGGATTGGCAGACAATTGAGCCATTGCCCCCATTGCCAATGTTTAACTGGATTAATTCGTATGAATTCAGGTTTGCCAGTGGCGCGCCAGATTTTACGGGCAAAGAATTTGAGCCGTTGAAAGAAGGTCCGACAGAAGTTTGGGTGCGCGACAAGCCATCAAGACCGCTTGATTATCTTTCACTAACCGCACTTGCTGATACGTTTTTTCTGAGGCTCTTACATGTGCGTGGGACGTTTCCTCCCATGGGAACCGTTACACTCACCACCTATTTCCATGCGACACCAGATGAATTGAGCGCGCAAGGTGATCATCCCTTATTGGCGGTGGCGAATTGCAATCGCTTGCATGGTCAGTTCAACGACCAGCCGATCTGTCTATTTGGTGTCAACGGAAACGCCCTTGTTTCGGGCACTCAAGTGGCTTGGTACAAACATTAG
- a CDS encoding branched-chain amino acid aminotransferase, with protein sequence MADWSETWTWIDGKWHEGNVPISGVRSHATWLGSSVFDGGRMFDGVMPDMDLHAERVNRSAKSLGLAPTMQAGEILELAKEGVAKFISDDALYVRPMYWAEEGGFMGVPPEASSTQFCLCIHVTPMPEPTGFTSMVSSIRRPAPDQAPVDAKAGCLYPMGGRAIREAQDHGFENAIVLDAIGNVAEFATANLWTAKDGVAYTPAPNGTFLNGITRQRVIKLLREAGTEVVEKVMTVAEVMDADEVFSTGNYSKVMPVTSVGDKKFGIGPIAQKSRDLYWDFAHSS encoded by the coding sequence ATGGCTGACTGGTCAGAAACGTGGACATGGATTGATGGCAAATGGCACGAGGGCAATGTGCCGATCTCCGGCGTGCGCTCTCATGCAACTTGGCTTGGGTCTAGTGTTTTTGATGGTGGTCGAATGTTTGATGGCGTGATGCCTGATATGGACCTTCACGCCGAGCGGGTTAACCGCTCTGCCAAATCGCTCGGACTTGCCCCAACCATGCAAGCAGGTGAAATTCTTGAACTTGCAAAAGAAGGTGTTGCGAAATTTATCAGCGATGATGCGCTCTATGTTCGACCAATGTATTGGGCGGAAGAGGGCGGCTTTATGGGCGTTCCGCCAGAAGCTTCCTCAACGCAATTCTGCCTTTGCATCCATGTGACGCCAATGCCAGAGCCAACGGGCTTTACTTCGATGGTGTCCAGCATTCGCCGCCCCGCACCAGACCAAGCCCCCGTTGATGCGAAGGCTGGTTGTCTTTATCCCATGGGTGGGCGTGCTATTCGTGAAGCTCAAGACCACGGTTTTGAAAATGCCATCGTGCTTGATGCCATCGGCAATGTGGCAGAATTTGCGACTGCGAATTTATGGACAGCAAAAGACGGCGTTGCTTATACGCCAGCGCCAAACGGCACCTTCTTAAATGGCATCACGCGCCAACGAGTGATCAAACTCCTGCGTGAAGCAGGAACTGAGGTTGTTGAGAAGGTCATGACGGTGGCAGAAGTAATGGATGCGGACGAAGTGTTCTCAACGGGCAATTATTCCAAGGTGATGCCTGTCACCAGTGTTGGCGATAAGAAATTTGGCATTGGTCCAATCGCTCAAAAATCACGCGATCTCTATTGGGATTTCGCCCACTCTTCTTAA